In one window of Deltaproteobacteria bacterium DNA:
- a CDS encoding HU family DNA-binding protein, with protein sequence MTKSEMVKKLAEIWGGLSNRQANDQLDQLVDFITKTVKKDKELKIPNLGTFRLRQLKARTGRNPQTGEPIKIPARKKVGFSAAKVFKESILGAAKK encoded by the coding sequence ATGACGAAATCAGAGATGGTAAAAAAACTCGCAGAAATCTGGGGTGGGTTGTCCAATCGCCAGGCCAACGATCAGTTAGATCAGCTCGTTGACTTCATTACCAAGACGGTGAAAAAGGATAAAGAGCTGAAGATTCCCAATTTGGGGACGTTCCGCCTGCGCCAGTTGAAAGCACGTACCGGACGTAACCCACAGACCGGTGAACCGATCAAGATTCCCGCACGGAAAAAGGTGGGGTTCAGCGCAGCCAAAGTGTTCAAGGAGTCAATCCTCGGCGCTGCAAAGAAGTAA